One genomic window of Syntrophales bacterium includes the following:
- a CDS encoding SoxR reducing system RseC family protein has product MQEEATVLEIINENLAKLEVVKSEACGSCNACFEGSSGKKLLFAENSLGAKEGDRVRIEINSAAVAKLSFLVYMIPLTGLVLGALLTGQLTDSEGMTALGSLGGFFTFSIFTYFYLRKTKPKESYAPRITKVFR; this is encoded by the coding sequence ATGCAAGAAGAAGCCACAGTTCTTGAAATAATAAACGAAAATTTGGCCAAATTAGAGGTTGTAAAGAGCGAGGCTTGCGGAAGTTGCAACGCTTGCTTCGAGGGCAGCAGTGGAAAGAAGTTGCTTTTTGCGGAAAACAGTCTGGGGGCTAAAGAAGGGGACAGGGTAAGAATTGAAATAAATTCTGCCGCGGTTGCAAAACTATCGTTCCTCGTTTATATGATACCCCTAACAGGACTTGTCCTGGGTGCTCTCTTAACCGGTCAGCTTACTGACTCTGAAGGTATGACGGCACTTGGCAGCTTGGGTGGATTTTTCACCTTTTCTATTTTTACTTACTTCTATCTCAGAAAAACTAAACCCAAAGAATCCTATGCACCAAGGATTACCAAAGTCTTCCGCTAA
- a CDS encoding NifU family protein gives MQEKVEEVLNAIRPSLQADGGNIEFVGIEDGVVQVRLLGACAGCPMSQMTLSNFVEKTLKEKVPGVKGVKRV, from the coding sequence ATGCAAGAGAAAGTCGAAGAAGTTCTCAATGCTATAAGGCCAAGTCTCCAAGCCGATGGCGGTAATATTGAATTCGTTGGTATAGAGGATGGCGTAGTCCAGGTAAGACTTCTCGGTGCCTGTGCGGGTTGCCCTATGTCGCAGATGACTTTGAGTAATTTTGTTGAAAAAACATTAAAAGAGAAAGTGCCGGGAGTAAAGGGGGTCAAGAGAGTTTAA